The DNA window GTTTTTGCTGATACTGCAAATAATTCTACATTAATATCAATCGATAGTTTGACAGTTTTACAAAAATCAAAAGAAGGAAAAGTTTTAGCAGAAAAGTTACAAAAGGATATTGAAGTTTTCCAAAAAGAAGTTCAATCGGCTCAAAAAAAAGTAGCAGAGTTGCAAGAAAATATTCAAAAACAGGCTAAAGTTTTAAGCAAAGAAGCATTGATGGAAAAGGGTGAAGAACTTGCAAATGCGAAAAAAAGAGCAGAAAGAGAATTGGGCGATAAAGATGAAACTTTAAAAATAAAAGTACAAAGAGAACAAACAGCTTTGCGTGACAAACAATTAAAAGTTGCAAAAGGTTGTTTTGATAAAAATGGTTGGGGAATGGCTATAGATGTTAATACTCCCGGGGTTCTTTTTGTTAATAAAGCAATAGATAAAACAGAAGAAGTTTTAAAAGAAGTAGATTGCGCATACGAAAAAGAATTGGCAAATAAAACGAAAACAATTAAGGCTGCTTAATGCAAATTAATTTAAGTTTAGAACAAGTAAGAAATATCATCGGAGCTGAATCAGGCTCCGATGATTCTTTTTTAGTCGAAAATATTACATCTTTGGAAAATGCTACAGAAAAAGATATTGCAGTAATTTTAGATCTTGGATCAGAGTCTGTATTTTCAGGTGTTGACGTTGATAAAATAAAAAACAGTAAAGCCGGGATTATATTGGCATCTAAAGAAATTGTTCCTGGAAAAAAATATTTATTAACTAAAGATAGTTTGGATTCTTTTACTAAAATAATAAATTTTTCAAACAAAAATATAAAATCTGAAAATCCTGAAATATCTGAAAATGTAATAATTGGCCAACATAGTACTGTTGGTGATAATTCAAAAATTGCACAAGACTCAATAATTGATTCAAATGTTTTTATTGGCAAAAATGTTTTTATTGGTAAAAATGTAAAAATATATTCCGGCGCAAAAATTTTGGATAATTGTATTATTGGTGATAATTGTATTATTCATGCCAATGCTGTTATAGGATCCGATGGATTTGGTTACAGTATTACAAAAACCGGTCTTTCAAAAATACCGCAAATAGGAATAGTTAAAATTGGAAATAACGTAGAGATTGGTGCGTGTACCACAGTAGATAGAGCGTCTTTCGAGGCTACAATTATTTCAGATGGTTGTAAAATTGATAATTTGGTACACATTGCTCACAATGTAATTGTGGGACCACACACTGTAATTTTGGCTCAGACCGGAATAGCTGGAAGTGTAAAAATTGGAGCCGGGTGTCAAATTGGTGGCCAAGTTGCAATTCGAGATCATATAAAAATTGGTAATAATGTAAAAATAGTTTCCAAATCAGGTGTAATGAATGATCTTTTGGATGGACAAACTGTTGCGGGAATTCCTGCTATAAAATTTTCTGAATGGAAACGTTTGATTGTGATTTCTTCAAAATTACCGGAATATTTAAAATTATTTAAAGAAAGAGAGAAAAAAAATAGTTTTTGGTCAAAAATTTTTAAATAATATTAATTGATAAAAATGGGAGTTGTTATTTTGAATTTTGAAATTATAACGTTAAATAATTCTAATTTTGTAATAAATTTAGAAAAGATTATAAATAAAAAAGTTATAAAATTTGATTCAGATATTTTTGCAGATTCTGAAATTTGCATAAAATGGCAAAATTTATCATTTATTAAAAAGCAAATTTTTATTGTTCATCAATTTTCTTTTGAAACAAAATCCATAAACGATCAGATTATAGAACTTTTATTATTGTCTGATTTGGCAAAAAAAATGGGCGCAGAGAAAATTTTTGTCATATTGCCATACTATCCATATTCTAGGCACGATAAATCATTTGATAAAAAATTAAATGGACCGGTGTTTTTATTTGATAAATTATTTAAAGCTTGCGGGATAGATGAAATAATAACTTTTGAATTGCATAATTCTTTGGTAAAAAATAATTTTTTAGTAAAAACACAAGAAGTAAATCTAATTAATTTTGGCGTTGATTTTTTTAATAAAAATAAAAATATAGTATTCGATGATATTAACGTTTGTTTTTTATCTCCTGATCAAGGTCGAGCTGAATCAATAAAGCAAATTGCTCAATTTGCCGGTGTTGATTTTGCATATGTAAAAAAAGAGAGAATAAAAAAAGATTTTGCCGTATCGCGTGAGTTAATTGGAGATGTTAAAAATAAAAATGTGATAATTATTGATGATATTATTGATACCGGAAATACGGCGATTGGTGCTTGTGAAATTGCTATGAATAATGGAGCAAAACAAGTTTTAGGTTTTTTTGCACATGCAGTACTTTCAAAAGATTGTATTAAAAAATTGAATGATTCAAAATTTAAACATATTTTTATAACAGATACGGTTTTGACTGAAGGCAAACTTAGTTTGACTGATAAAATAACACAAACAACTTTAGCTTATGAGCTTGGTGATTTTTTGAAAAAAAATTATTTTAATTATTAGGTTTTTCATGGATTTTAATATTAAAAATATAAAAGTAATTATAGGTCTTGGTAATCCGGGCATAAAATATTACAGGAATAGACATAGCATAGGATTTCGGATACTTGATAAAATTGCTCAAAATTATTCTGTAAATTGGCATATTTTAGATATTGCAGAAGAAACAAAAATTTCAATTACGGTTGATGAAAATATTTATTCTATAATTTTAATCAAACCTCAAACTT is part of the Candidatus Dependentiae bacterium genome and encodes:
- a CDS encoding OmpH family outer membrane protein: VFADTANNSTLISIDSLTVLQKSKEGKVLAEKLQKDIEVFQKEVQSAQKKVAELQENIQKQAKVLSKEALMEKGEELANAKKRAERELGDKDETLKIKVQREQTALRDKQLKVAKGCFDKNGWGMAIDVNTPGVLFVNKAIDKTEEVLKEVDCAYEKELANKTKTIKAA
- the lpxD gene encoding UDP-3-O-(3-hydroxymyristoyl)glucosamine N-acyltransferase codes for the protein MQINLSLEQVRNIIGAESGSDDSFLVENITSLENATEKDIAVILDLGSESVFSGVDVDKIKNSKAGIILASKEIVPGKKYLLTKDSLDSFTKIINFSNKNIKSENPEISENVIIGQHSTVGDNSKIAQDSIIDSNVFIGKNVFIGKNVKIYSGAKILDNCIIGDNCIIHANAVIGSDGFGYSITKTGLSKIPQIGIVKIGNNVEIGACTTVDRASFEATIISDGCKIDNLVHIAHNVIVGPHTVILAQTGIAGSVKIGAGCQIGGQVAIRDHIKIGNNVKIVSKSGVMNDLLDGQTVAGIPAIKFSEWKRLIVISSKLPEYLKLFKEREKKNSFWSKIFK
- the prs gene encoding ribose-phosphate diphosphokinase; this translates as MNFEIITLNNSNFVINLEKIINKKVIKFDSDIFADSEICIKWQNLSFIKKQIFIVHQFSFETKSINDQIIELLLLSDLAKKMGAEKIFVILPYYPYSRHDKSFDKKLNGPVFLFDKLFKACGIDEIITFELHNSLVKNNFLVKTQEVNLINFGVDFFNKNKNIVFDDINVCFLSPDQGRAESIKQIAQFAGVDFAYVKKERIKKDFAVSRELIGDVKNKNVIIIDDIIDTGNTAIGACEIAMNNGAKQVLGFFAHAVLSKDCIKKLNDSKFKHIFITDTVLTEGKLSLTDKITQTTLAYELGDFLKKNYFNY